CATCTCTAACCTCCTCGCCTGTGTGTGAAATCATCCTTCGCCCGTTTCGGTCTTGTCCCCGGGCGCGCGCCGACGGAGTCCCAGCAGGGTTTTCGCCGCCTGCTGTGCGCCCGACACAAAACTGGTGGCCGACACAATGGGGTTGACCACCTTGTCGCTGATGAACGTGGTCGTGCCGCGCAGGGTGCTCGCCGTCTCGTTGGCCGAGTCCAGCAGCGGCTTGATCTCTTCCTTCAGCAGGCGAATCAGGCTGTTGACCTGAATCACCAGGAAGATGAGCACCACGCCGACGACGATGGACTCTATCGCCAGAACGATGATCGCTACATCCCGAACTTCAGCCATACGTTCCTCCTGCGTTTTCCGGCCACGCGCCTATTATATCATAACTTGAGCCATTTGACAATGAACATCGCGGCGAGCGCAAAGATGACGCCTTCCAGCACGTGCACCTGGCCAAGCATGGGCGCGGGCGACCTGGCGGCTTCCGCCGCGGCCTGGCCCACCAGGAAGCCCGCCGCGCTTGCCGCCCAGTAGAGCAGCGCATCGCGGGTTCGTTTGCCCTGCCACCACTGGAACACGCCCGCCAGTCCGGTGGCCAAAACCAGCGACAACAGCATGGCCGGAGCGGTCAGGTAGTCCATGTCTCCCCCTATGCGTCAATGATGCCGCCGCCCAGCACCACGTCGCCGTCGTAGAAGACGACGCCCTGGCCGGGGGTGATGTCGCGGAGCGGCGCGGCGAATTCCACCCAGGCGCGGTCGCCCTCCACACGGGCGAGGGTGGCCGGGACTTCTTTGGCGGCGTAGCGGATTTTCGCCGTGATGCGGGCCGGGAGCGCGGGCGGATGGCCAGCCACGAAGGACACGCGGCTGGCGGTGAGCCTGTCGCGCCCGAGTTCGCGCGCCGGCCCCACCACCAGCGCGTTGTCCTGCGGGCGAATCTCCAGCACGTACAGCGGTTCGGTGTAGGCAATGCCTAGCCCCTCCCGCTGGCCGATGGTGTAGTACGGGAGGCCCTTGTGCGTGCCGACGCGTTCCCCCGCCGAGGTGTAGATGGGCCCAGGGCGGATGGCGTCGGGGGCCACGGCGGCGAGGAAGCGGCGGTAGTCATTGTCGCGCACAAAGCAGATTTCCTGGCTTTCGGGGCGTTCGGCCGCGGCCAGCCCGAACTCGCGGGCCAGCGCCCGCACCTGGGGTTTGGTCAGTTCGCCCAGCGGGAACAGGGCGTGGGCCAGTTCGCGCTGCCCCAGCATGTGCAGGACGTAGGATTGGTCTTTGCGCGCATCCAGCCCCCGCAGCAGGCGGAACGTCTCGCCAACCCGCTGGACGCGCACATAATGCCCCGTCGCCAGATAGTCGGCCCCTTGCGCCAGGGCGTAGTCCAGCAGCAGCCCGAACTTCACGTCGCGGTTGCAGTACAGGCAGGGGTTGGGGGTACGCCCGCGCAGGTACTCGGCGATGAACGGCTCCACGACGGCGCGGCGGAACGCGTCGGCCAAGTCCACCACGTAGAACGGGGCGCCGACGCGCTCGCAGACCTGGCGGGCCACGGCCTCGGATTCGGGGGAGCAGCACTTGTTGGGCGCGGCGCGCCCGTCGCAAGACGGCTCGGCCCAGAAGTGGGCCATGACGCCGACCACGTCGTACCCCTGGCGCGCCAGGAGCGCCAGCGCCACGGAACTGTCCACGCCGCCGCTCAAGGCGACGACAACGCGGGGGGCCGCGCCGTTGCCGCCCCATGCCAGGGTTGGGCCGCTTGGAATGGATACAGCCTCGCCGCTCATGTGCTCCCGCCTATCGGAACCCGAAAA
This genomic window from Chloroflexota bacterium contains:
- the mnmA gene encoding tRNA 2-thiouridine(34) synthase MnmA, with translation MSGEAVSIPSGPTLAWGGNGAAPRVVVALSGGVDSSVALALLARQGYDVVGVMAHFWAEPSCDGRAAPNKCCSPESEAVARQVCERVGAPFYVVDLADAFRRAVVEPFIAEYLRGRTPNPCLYCNRDVKFGLLLDYALAQGADYLATGHYVRVQRVGETFRLLRGLDARKDQSYVLHMLGQRELAHALFPLGELTKPQVRALAREFGLAAAERPESQEICFVRDNDYRRFLAAVAPDAIRPGPIYTSAGERVGTHKGLPYYTIGQREGLGIAYTEPLYVLEIRPQDNALVVGPARELGRDRLTASRVSFVAGHPPALPARITAKIRYAAKEVPATLARVEGDRAWVEFAAPLRDITPGQGVVFYDGDVVLGGGIIDA